The DNA segment ttctatcaCTTTGACTAGCctgtatttaaattaaaaatattattattttcaaacatatgaaaaagttgaaaaattgcAAATATGCGCAACTAATAGTATTTCACAACTAAAAATGCTatgtgtatattaaaatcagttattaaatttaactattatatatttatgtataaatatatagatcgtttaattcaatttttaatatatattttatactaaaactaattttaaaagtaaaatgcaTTTCATACAAAAAAGTTAATTGCAACTATTCGCATTGCGCTTGAAGAACTTCGGAAAATTGAGTTAATTCATTTTGAATGTGTTTCACTTATATTGCATCGAAAACTAATTATGGAGAatgtgttgatttttttttggcaCAAAGTTCAACTTATTTGGTAACTTTTACTTTTGTGTATGTCggaaaataattacttttttatttaatatgcgcaatttttcaattattatgttttttatatAAGTGAATGATAAATTGCATGCATAACAACAACATTTAAATAGTTTATAGGCATGTGATCGATCACCATATTTTGCCGGAACCAAAATCTTAAAtccaaatgatttttttttggtccatttcaaaattctaaatataaaaaaatagtcattgaataattgatttaaaatttaaactaatatatgaaaaagtttaatcatgattttttttttttcgcaatcACATCCATGATATATCTAAAATGCTTGAAAGCATTTAGGTTCttatttcatcaaaatttatttgaaaGATAAAGTACCAAAAGATCAATGATCGGACCTACTTAACTCCTAACTTCTTTCTCATCTCCACAATTAAACCATACATCTTCTCTTGATCAGGAATTGACTTGGAAACACTCTCTTTTTGAAGGCACCTATTGGCCCAAGCAAAAAGCTTTGGGAACTCATCTTCAATCTTGAATTTCCCATAAATCTCCCTAATTTTAAATCCAGTTATAATTGGAAGAAGTGCTACATCCAAAAAACCAAGTTCTTCACCTCCAAAATAATGCTTGTCTCCTAGTTGTTCTTCCAacaattttaggttttcttTGAATTCCTTTGTGGCAACCTCCAGCTCTTCTCTTTTTGATGTCAATAGGCTCATTGACTTGTTCAATATCTATTATTTGATACAATGAAAAAAGATACCAAGCTagtcatatattattattataattaacaaGCACTATATATGAATATgataaaggaaaaagaaagaaagatgctAATAACCttaatcaaatataattttcggGTTAATATAATAACCACCATTTTGTTATGAAAACAAACTTGTTCACACTTAATCCCTTTACCAATATATCACTCTTAATGAATTTGTAAACTATTGATTAGGTGTATTATATAGTAATTAGATGCTGGaatcaattatataataattaaacatCGTCAGTATTGCGTAGTGATAATACCATGATCatgatatattattaaaaaaaaattaagtaagtTCGGCACTAATCAGCTCACAAAAGGCACGTACTTGTGTCTCCAAACTCAAGGagcatttaaatttataaattacctaaaaaaattgataacgTAAAATGACATGTCAAAAGAAAGACATATCAATAAAAccaccaatgtatttgtgtataaatatatgtatagtttaatttatttttaatgtgtatttatatttcaatatatattttatactaatagctAATTTTGGTgaataattttagtatacatgtAACATTACTcgaaaaataattacttttaaaacgGATTGAAAAGATAAGTTCTGAAAATGAGGTTTGATAtgaataattaaaatcatatatatgtttttagaattattataaaaattcctttcaaataaacaataactaacttttttttgttaccCACATTATTCCTCAACTCAACGGGTCTAGTTGACCAAGGACCACTGACTTTCAAATAAAcaataacttttaattttaagctGAATAACATAAAGGCATACCATTTTGTCAGAAAAATCAGCCCAAAACTTAGCATGAGCCCTTTGATAAGGGTCAGAAGGAAGCAAGGATGGTTTATCATTCCAAACTTGATCAATATACTCAACAATAATAAGAGACTCGCAAATAGGTTTTCCATTGTGGATGAGAACCGGAACCTTCTTATGAACCGGGTTCATTTGTAGCAATAGAGTGCTCTTATTACTCAAGTCTTCATCTTTGATCTCACATATCACACCTTTCAAAGCCAATGCAATTCTCACCCTCATGCAATAAGGGCTAGGCCAGCGATCTAGTAGAACCACCTCATCTGCCATAGCTATGTCAAATTGTCAAGAGAGAATTTCAAGGAACCAAATTATATATAAGAAGAGAATTGGGGTAATTGATTTTTGTATCAGGCTATGATGTGTTGATTTTATAGGGGAGTTTATTATTGTGGGTGTGACAACATAATCATTGATCCAATCTTTTCTTTTACTAGACTAACTGCCATATATGAAAagtgtattatttttaattttttttaaggtactatgtatatataatagCTATTGTTCTAATCTCATTATGACTGGAATTAAGAGATCTTATCACAATTGTCATATccaagatttgaaaattttcttcTTATCATAGTGCAACATGTTGGTGCTAAATACCGCTATTTGAAAGACATTAATTTTGTGAACTTAATAAAATCATGCCTATATGCTGGAAATGATCCAATGTTATCATATACACTATATATAGCTATTTGGAAATAAGTCATTAAATGACTCGGATTGTGACTTCATAAATATTGAAAACagtaaaatagaaataaatcaacttcttttatatttatttataatatgagTAATGCTACATAGCCAAAATattatacataataaataaacatatatgATCAATAACATTTACATTTATAAAAGAGTGTAAATTACTctcctaatttaattgacacaattaatttctttttataattaattatttttttcatttaattatactaaaagttaattgtaaatttaatgtgaatcaaattccaaaaatttttctctcattattattatatgcatttataattttataatttttttctcccaaataaaaatctcaaattcttaaatttttaatttttaaaaaatctcaaatcacctcaacacatttaaaaaaaaataaaaacatcttaAATTTGATCggtttttatttattgataattATAAACATCCAAAATTGTTGGTTTATGActtgcaaaataaaataataaataataataaattagcaCCAATTTATTGATTATAGATATcatgtatataaaatataaatattatacgTATAAAAATATGGAtattaaattagaaaatttaataatttctgTTATACaactcatattttatttataaattattataaaataaaaaatagaaaataaaatataaacaaaaattaagaaataaaatttaaaaataattattaactcgtcatattaaaatcaataaataagaatacgtataaatagtaaataaaaaatattaaaattatgacTTTTTGGTGTATATATAAgataatttgaaatatataaCAAGACACagtttaaaatttagtaatattaattataaaaatttattaattatggaTATTATATGTATGAAATTATTGATGTTATTAATATGAAATTTTGGATGTTATTAATATGAAATTTGGATATTATGTGTACCTTACCTAACTATGAATGTTATCTGTATGAACTTATGGATATTATGAGTAAATTTgctaattgaataaattaatttaagtatttgatattttttttttcaaatctaattatagtaaaatttgaaaatatattaaatcaaaataaataatttcactttcaaaaatatgaaacaaatttttaaattatcaattatttaaaaaattatacattaatttaaatgtataatatcttcaaaaaaaattaaaacatgaatcATAATTTATTAGTGCATATATgaaataatttgaaatatataataaaatatagtttaaaattatataatattaattgtaaaaatatattaattataaaaattaagtgtataaactataaatatatagatgttacataataaataaaaaatatacttttgttattataatataaattaaaagcaataaatataaattatatatattcatttaATAAGAATATAAATTGATAAGGTATGTATTTATAGtatactatttaatatatataattaatgttTACAATAAATATTACTAGGTGCGTAAAAGaatactaattaaatttagttcatctaattaaataaagttaaaaatagaaaattttggttgattttggttcCTAAGTTTGGTTACCAAACTTTTCTCTTATAGTATATTAAAAAAGAGATCAATCTCTTCTTCCGATAGACTTTAATTCGATATATATCaaggattttaatattttaccaTGTCAGCATTTGTGATACTATctcttttctttaattaattaatttttatactgaAAATGGATTTTTCTAAAACCAATTAGGCAGAGATCAGTGGCGGAACCAGAAATTTCATAAGAGGGggccaattaaatataaaatataacaaaaaattaacaaaatatgatttgtagcatatatatcaaaaaagtaattatattatataaaagtcaatgttcaactacatactttaagattttgatatttttaaacttgCTCGACGATGCTTCATGgaactaaaatcatcaattatcatctctgaagtgaattttgaagcaatttccttttcaatataTACAATCATACAATCTGCTAAAAATTCATCTTCCATCTTGTTTCGAAGCCTTGTTTTAATAATCTTCATAGCTGAAAAGGCCCGTtcagttgttgctgttgtcacaggaagagtcaaaacaagacgaattaatctatcaattaaaggatatatatttgattttcctGTCTCTGTCAATTTTTGACACAATTCAGCAAGAGTAGACAAATTCTGAAAATCTGGAGCTTTAACCACATCAAGTTCATAATGTTGTAACTCATAATCCAATTGAATCTTTTCTTACttagaaaaatctaaagaatAGAAATTCTTTACAAGATTGCATATGTTGCAAACACTGAATAACTTGAAAGCATCTTTAGGATCTAGAGATGTACTCAGTATGAGGAGCTCGGTTGCTTGCTCACTAAATCTACTATTTAGCTCTTTCAATTGAAAATCTATCACGCTAGTAAAAATGTCAACACGATAGTGGTGTTCAACAGTGACAACATCCTTTTTACGACGAGACCGAATTATGTCACTAAAAGAAGCACCCATATCAGGTATCTGAATAGCATGATCATTGCAGAAAGAACTAACTTTCTCCAAAAGTGCTCCCCAACTACTATCTCTTAACTGTTGAATCAATGACTTTGTACTAGAAACCAGATGCATAGCATTCAAAATGTCTTGAGATTTTTGTTGCAATGCTTGACAAAGTTTATCAGTGATTCCCATGATTTCTTTCATCATAtgcaaaatgaaaacaaaatcaaatgataataaagaTTTAAGAGCATAAGTAGCATCACCACGTTGAGAATATGTAGATCCATTAGTAGCCAAATCTTCCAGAACTGAAGTTGTTGCTCCAAACATACGTAAAAGGCTACAAATTGAGTTGAAGTGAGAGCTCCACCTAGTATCTCCTGATCTTTTTAATGTGCCAATTTGATTTGCTCCCCTTCCTGTTTCAATTTGATTAGTTGCAACTAAATGGAAAATTTCAGTTGCATAAGCAGATCGTAATTCATCATTGCATTTGCAAGAAGAACACATAACATTGATAATATTActcaaacttaaaaaaaaagcatGAACATCAACAACTTCTTTAGCCGCAGCAACAAGAGCTAGCTGTAATTGATGAGCAAATCTTTACAAGACTTAACAGCAATATTATGAGGAGAATTAAGAGATTTACCCACATGAGATAAAAATGCACAATCCTTTCCATTATTCACTTTTTTCCAATTGCGAAATCCTCCTGATGTGAATGGACTTGATTTTCTAGAAAATAAATAGCATGGAAGACAAAATACAGCATCCACTTTTGGCGAATATTCTAGCCAAGAAAAACTCTTAAACCAATGAGCTTTGAAACGACGAGGATGACTTTCTAGACCAGAAAGAGGGTACTCATCCATAATAAATTGATATGGTCCAAACTTTATGTATGCTCTACGGATTTcatcttgttgattgataggaTAATTCCAAATTTGCGGACGCTTTCCGGGATCACGCATCAATGTATCAATATTAACTTGATCTATTTCAGTCCTTGCTATTTTGGAAGCAGGGGTTGAATATCTTGCTCAACAAGTTGTGTCACAGGttgttcaataatattttgaacattactcaaagaatctgaagctgaattttgttcatcatatattctctcttttctcttgaaaaatgagtgaattgttttcatctttgacatttttaacttaacttgaactatctaacaaaaaaaaaacaaaaataattgcatatatattattttcttaaaaaaaatattaaacctattgagtaataacaaataattttagaaacacaaatatataataaccaaaaataaagttattgatttacctgattattttttgttccaagtctcacaaaaaaataattctattgagttttgtcctcacttcaatctttgaacactgtccattataaaaaaaaataaattaattattttaaataaataatgtaaataatacttgacattgtcattaacttaaaaaaaattgaaatatacctctttgaatctttgttgtgcattcaatggttaatattttgttgttcacttctcttcaatggtttttcttcatatgtcttgttttggtatggaaagaaaattaaaatgagaagagtagaagaccaaaagtttgggaatcactaaaagagagagaaaagtgacGCTATGCCTATGATagtttgaaataaatatttgaaaaatgtactagggttactttaattaatagtatgggcttgggctagtataatagaaccatttttattaattattagaatgagctatttgttaacaagaacaacaataattcaaatatccAATACATAGTGcagtttttagttattttaatttataaaattttgtaacttatattttttttaatattatatataaaaaaatttaatattattaattattactatttactattttttttaaaaaaatttgggggGGACCATGGCCACCTTAGGTCCCCCCGTGGATCTGCCACTGGCAGAGATGTCATGTTTTCATGGttcttttttcttccaaaatatAGTATATTGTTATCatctaataatattatatcattgTTATATCATTTTATAACAGATTGTATTTTTACGACAAATGTAAGAATCtgattttttctaatatattttttttggattttttgctattaaaatttacaaaatttgaGAATTATAGTTTATCTCGATCTGtttaactttaaaataatattttagatagAAATACTACACatctaagtatttttttttatctaagttCATTTAAATAGGTCCAACACCAACAAAAATTACTAtcattgcttcttcttctccttcttctcaggcttgtttcttcatctttttcttcttcttcttctcagcatggagcttcttcttcttcttcgcctttctcctcctcctccttcttttttacGTTCCTTTTTCTTCACATGTTTTCTCTttatcgtcattcttttgttgttgttattgctgtatttttttttctttttttccttctctctctggtgaagaagcagtagaaggtgaggaggaagagttttgaattgtgcagaaCAGAAATGAAACGAAATTATATTCagaaataaactgaaattatatttaaaatgaaccaaaaattaaattcagaaTGTAAACTCGTTTGAAAACAAGCATAGACTAAATGCACCTTATTTAAATTCagaataaatcaaaattacttaatgattgcGACACACAAACTCAATTCGAAAACAAACACacaaataaaattgaatcaTGAACAAAAACACATCTAAATCCATCAAGTGATTTTGtagtattatgtgtttctttttctttatttgattagatgaacaagacaagaaaagaagaacatGATGAGAAGATTTgagaaattttttcttcttacatcttcttttttgtttgattttttctctttttttggttttattcttctcaaaatagtaaaacaagaagaatcataacaaaataattcactaagaaatgaaccgaaattatattcagaaatgagttgaaattaaatttagaatgaactgaaattacttaacaattTCAGTTCATTCTAAATAtaatttcaattcatttctaaatataatttcggttcatttctgttCTGCAGAATTCAGAACTCTTCCTCCtcaccttctactgcttcttcaccaaggagagaaggaagaaaagaaaaaaatacagcagcaacaacaacaaaagaatgacgataaagagaaaacacgtgaagaagaaggcgaagaagaagaaaaaggcaCTCCGTGTGCATACGtgaatttgaaataagaagaaacgCATGCCTCTATATTACTTGGATAAACTCGGATGCTAAAATTTCTTGAATGTGGAGAATAATTCTATTTTAGAGATATTTTAAAGTTGAGATAATATAAGATACCCCATTATTCATACCAATATGATTATCTGCTTCATCTGATACAGTAAAAAtaagtgataaaaaaattatcacttTTAATAATTATTCTTTAAGAATTCATCGTAACAATATTTTTTCACTCGTATATTCATCCTCTTTTCTACATTAATTATCCACCACATGTTAATTCATTATATGATGAATTAATTTGGAGGTAATAAGAATGATTAAGTCATCAAAGTGACATCAAACAACATCcaatttcaccaaaatttcaTACAAATTCGATCACATGTCTCTAATTTATCCATCACATGTTGAAATATTATTCTTGGCCAGCAAGTAAGAAAAAGGAACTTTTctctccctttcttctttctaacCACATCTAACTTAACTTCACCACATGGTTAATTCATCAAAGTTGGATAATATTATAAGAAAgaaatggtaaaaaaaataatttgcctttcatttttatctcttcAAAAAAACCCACGTTactttctctccctctcttacaaattttttttcttcataagtAACACATTAATTGCTATATTAGTATCATAAGAAAGAAAAGCTCTaacattaaaaagaaaagagagaaagaaagagagagaattgaAGAGTTTATTTATGCTGATTTTTAAAACTATAGGAGGCATATCAAGTAATAACACGGAAGTGGTTTATCGTTTTTATGAGGATTAATgaattaagcaatcaatggtcaattgattattctagtcaAATAAGTACAAGCTTAGGGTTCAATAGCAAATAGCATAAAAACAGAGAATTAAACAAGAGTAAACTAAAATCGGTTTAGAAAGTAATatgactaaaaatatttttttacttttcacctTGATCAAGCAATGATGTATCTATGGAAAATCATAAGTAATTAAACTCCAATTCCttgataatttaatttctctaaTCTTATTCAATTATCAATTCCTTGATTAATTAATGTGAAGTTTAAAGAACTAAAATATTGTTAAGATGATGACTAAATATTATTCGATTAAAAACCAATTGTTTGTgtgatttattttgtttagtggGTAAAAAATAATCACACCAGTCCCAAGAAGCATGAACATAAGCCCAAGAATGGTTCAGCTTAAACAAAGTCATAACATCTCTCTTAATCCAAAGTTTGAGTGGCTGAACTAtaagaaagaaggaaaggaagcaAACTAGCCCATATCCAAACACAAGTCCAAACGGTGGTCCACATCCAAATCCATTCATTCACTTAGATGGTAACTAAGTGATTCAAGTTCCATTTCATTTGAACAAATCACTTCACACCACCGAAACTAAATTCGccattctctcttttctttctcttccaaCCCCACGTGGTTtctcagaagaaaagaaagaaaaagaaaaagctctATGTTAGGGTAAAATCAAGAAATCAAAAGTGGGTTAccaatttaatcaaagaaaaagaaagtcaaAGAGACTATGGCTAAAAACAAACATTACTTCCGAAGCATCATCAGAGATGTATTTCCGGATTTGTGCTTCATTGAAGCTCAACGAAGAAATCATCTCTTTGCATGTATAGAAGTAGAAAGTTAAAAATGTTGAAGATGCAGAAGCTCTGCTGTGAGTTAATGTTCAAAAATTTGACTTGATGCCAAAGCAAGAATGCATGGTCCAGATTGAAGAAGCAAGATGAAAAAGGTTTAAAGAGAAGACAGAAGGTATGGTTGCATGTATGAATTAGTCACTGCCTCTACCCTTTCTCTCCTCTGTCATGCCACTGCTACTTTTGATTTTTTGGGAGAAAAAAGACCAACAACTACTGAAGCAAGTTTCAAGTCCTGGAAGCTTCACTCCTCTGTTAAAGAGGTGAATGACCAAAGATTGGAGCAAGGAGTGAGAGCACAATGTTTAGATTTCCATAGCTCACTAAGTTGttcattcttctccttcatggttcTTGTTAAATATTCTATTATTTCAATCTAGTCTTTCTGTGTTTCAATGGTAAAAAGTTAAAATGGTGAGATTTATAAGTAAAAGTCATTGACTAAAAAAAGACAGAGAGTTAGACTTGGAGAAAAGAGTCATAAGTTTATTCCAAAATTtctttgtatgtttttctattttgttgtcATGATCCTGAGGGGATTCCCTTGAAAGTTGAGTTATCACTTTGCTGTTGAAACCTAGGGAGAATTAGTGAATGTATCTTTGTTGAAAGTTGGGGATTCCCTTGAAAGTTGGGTTAGGAACCAGATTTATCCCAAATAGGATGATTAATTAGAATCCTAAGGAGAATTAGTGAATATATCTTTGttgaaagataataaaattcagTCATTGTTGTGATGAAGACTGGATGTAAGTTATATTGCACTGAGTAGCTGAACCAGGATGCATTTGTGtgtcatttctctttttcttctctgtttCTAGTTCTACACTATATGAGACAAAACTAAAGTATCTCCTGATTTTACTATCCAGCATTACTTCACTGTAATACACCTTGCTCGTAAAACTATTTTGGTTTCTACCGTGTCAAAAGGCAAAACCAAAGTTTCTTCTGTTTTCTACTCAAAGTGTCTCAATAGAATTCTAGTTTGAAAGCAAAATAAAAGGAGGCCAAGTTTCAACCCTCCCT comes from the Arachis duranensis cultivar V14167 chromosome 7, aradu.V14167.gnm2.J7QH, whole genome shotgun sequence genome and includes:
- the LOC107459633 gene encoding glutathione S-transferase U25-like, whose protein sequence is MADEVVLLDRWPSPYCMRVRIALALKGVICEIKDEDLSNKSTLLLQMNPVHKKVPVLIHNGKPICESLIIVEYIDQVWNDKPSLLPSDPYQRAHAKFWADFSDKMVCLYSMSLLTSKREELEVATKEFKENLKLLEEQLGDKHYFGGEELGFLDVALLPIITGFKIREIYGKFKIEDEFPKLFAWANRCLQKESVSKSIPDQEKMYGLIVEMRKKLGVK